The stretch of DNA TCGCCGACGAAGCGGATGCCGAGGGCGTAGATCAGGCGGCTGAGGGAGCGCTGCTTCGACTCCTCCAGGCTGGCGACAGTGCGCGCCGCCGCCTTCTCGCCCAGCCGGGCGTCGTTCGTCTTCTTCAGATCGGCGAGCTGCTCCACCGTCAGGCCGTAGAGATCCGCCGGGTCGCGGACGATGCCGCCGCCGACGAGTTCCCCGACCAACCAGTCGCCCATGCCCTCGATGTCCATCGCGTTGCGGGAAGCGAAGTGGCGGATCGCCTCGCGGACGACCGCCGGGCAGGCGGCGTTGACGCAGCGGAGCAGCGCCTCCTCCTCCGGTTGGTACAGCTTCTCGTCGCAGACCGGACACTCGGTTGGCGGCGCGAACGGCTGCGACTCCGGTCCCCGCCGCTCCTCGAAGACCGACACGACCTTGGGGATGATGTCGCCGCCCTTCTCGATCACGACCGCGTCGCCCTCCCGGACGTCCTTCCGCGCCAGGTCCTCGTAGTTGTGGAGGGTGGCGCGCTTGACCGTGGTGCCGGCGACCAGCACCGGCTCGAGTTCGGCGACCGGAGTCACGGCACCCGTGCGGCCGACCTGGGCGTTGATCGCTCGCACCACCGTCTCGGCCTGCTCGGCTTCGAACTTGAACGCCACCGCCCAGCGCGGCGCCTTGGCGGTCGCGCCGAGCCGGTCGCGGAGCTCCGGATCGTCCACCTTGACGACGACGCCGTCGATCTCGAAGTCCAGTTCGCCGCGCTTCTCCTGCCACTCAGTGCAGTAGGCGACGACCTCGCCGAGGCCCTTGCAGCGGCGCCATGAATCGTTGACCGGCAGACCGTAGTCAGCCAGGGCAGCGAGGCTCTCGCCATGCGATGGGCGCTCTTCGCCCTCGTCGCCGGCGGGTTGAACCCACTCGTAGCAGGCCACGTCGAGCCGCCTCCGCGCGACGTCCCGGCTGTCGAGCAGGCGCACCGTGCCGGCCGTCGTGTTGCGGGGGTTCGCGTACAGCTCCTGGCCGGCCGCGGCGCGCTGCTCGTTCAGAGCGGCGAACGCACTCCGGCGCATGTAGGTCTCGGCCCGCACGAGCAGCCGGGCGGGCGCCGACGCCGGCAGGCGCAGCGGCAGGGAGCGGATCGTCCGCGCATTCGCCGTCACGAGGTCCCCGACCCGACCGTTGCCCCGGGTCGCGGCCTGGGTCAGCACGCCGTCCTCATAGAGCAGGGACAGCGAGACGCCGTCGACCTTGAGCTCGCAGATGAACTCGAACTCCGTGTCGGGAAGCAGACGGTTCAGCCGCCCGAACCACTCCTCGAGTTCATCGTGGTCGTACGTGTTGTCGAGCGAGAGCATCGGCGGCGTGTGCTCCACCTGCTCGAAGCCCTCGGTCGGCTCGCCCCCGACCCGCTGGGTCGGGCTGTCGGCGGTCCGGAGCTCCGGGTGCTCCTCCTCGATCGCCTGCAGCTCCGCCATCAGGTGGTCGAACTCGCGGTCGCTGATCTCGGGCTTCGCCTCCTGGTAGTAGAGGCGCTCGTGGCGCTGGAGCTCCTCGCGCAGGAACGCTGCCCGGGCTGCTGGTGACTCCGTCATCGTGGACATTCTGGCGCGTTTTGAGGACCGCCGCAGTATGCTGCCCCACCATGGAGTTGGTCGGCTTCTACCTCCGCTACGCCCGCCGTTACCTTCACTGGGGGCTGCTGGCCCTGGCGGGGATCGTGGTGTTCGGCGTCGCCACGCTGGCCTTCATCGGGTTGATCCACCCGATGTTCGAGGAGGTGCTCCTCGCCACCGAGGACGAGATCCAGGAGGTGTCGATCCCCGGTCTTTCTGCCGGCGACGGCGAGGAGGTCGACGGGGCGGTAGCGCGCCTCTTCCAGCCCATTGAGAGCTACACCGCGAGCCTGAAGGCGGCGGCGGGCGATCTCTACGACGACCTGAAGCGGCGGGCGGGCATCGAGGGGCGTAGCGAGGTGTTCTTCGCCCCGGCCCTGATCGTGCTCGTCCTGCTGCTGCGCGGCCTGATGGCGTTCGTGTCGGGCTACTCGTTCCAGCGCGCCGGACTGGGCATCACGACCGACATCCGGAACGACCTCTACCGGCACATCATCCACCAGTCGAGCCGGTTCCATCAGCGCTACACCTCGGGCGAGCTCTACAGCCGGGTGGTCAGCGACGTCTCCAAGCTCCAGAACGCGGTCGCGGCGCGGCTCTTCGACATCTTCATGTCGATCGCGATGCTCCTGTTCTACGGCGCGACGCTGCTGACGATCCACTTCACCCTGGCCGTCGTGTCGCTCTTCGCGGTGCCGCTGTTCGCCTTCCTGCTGGCCCGATTCGGCAAGGGGATGCGCAAGGTCACCTACCGCAGCCAGGAGCGGATGGCCGACCTCTCCGGGCTGTTGACCGAAGGCGTCCGGGGCAACCGGGTGGTCAAGGCGTTCGGCATGGAGGAGTTCGAGTGCGGGCGGTTCGAGCGGGCCACTCGCGGCCACCTGCTCGCCAACCTGAGGGCCCAGTTCCTGTCGACCCTCTCGAGTCCGGTGATCGAGTCGACGGCCGCGGTCGGCGGCGCGGTCCTGGTCGTCTCCGCCGGCCTGATGATTCGTGACGGCCGCCTGACCTTCGCCGACTTCTTCCAGTTCCTGCTCGTGCTCATCATGATGTACGACCCGATCCGCAAGCTGAACAAGGTGAACCTGGTGCTGCAGGAGGCGCTGGCGTGCAGCCACCGGATTCACGGACTGTTGCAGGTCGAGAGCGAGATCGTCGACCGCCCGACCGCACCGCCCGTCTCCGGGCTGGAAGAGGGCGTCCGGTTCGAGGAGGTCTCCTTCGACTACGAGGAGACGGGGCACGGCAAGTCCGTCCTCTCCGGCATCGACCTCGACCTGCGCCGCGGCGAGGTGGTCGCCCTGGTCGGTCCCTCCGGCGCCGGCAAATCGACCCTGGTCAACCTCCTGCCGCGGTTCTTCGACCCGGGTTCGGGCCACGTTCGGATCGACGGCACGGACATCCGCGACCTTTCCCTTGCGAACCTGCGCTCGCTGATCGGCATCGTCACCCAGGAGACCGTGCTGTTCAACGACACGGTGCGCAACAACATCGCCTACGGCCGCGACGATCTGCCCCTGGAGAAGGTGCGGATGGCGGCGGCCGCCGCCTACGCGGACGACTTCATCATGGCGATGCCCGAGGCCTACGACACGGTGATCGGCGAGGGCGGCCAGAACCTCTCCGGCGGCCAGCGCCAGCGACTCGCGATCGCCCGGGCGTTGCTCAAGAACGCCCCCATCCTGATCCTCGACGAGGCGACCTCCCACCTCGACACCGAGTCGGAGGTCGTCGTGCAGCGCGCGATCTACAACCTGATGGAGGGGCGCACGGCGCTCGTCATCGCCCACCGGCTCTCCACCGTCGTCCGCGCGGACCGGATCGTCGTCCTCGACCGCGGCGTCCTGGTCGAAGAGGGAACCCACGAACAACTGCTCGAGTTGGGCGGCGCCTACAAGCGCCTCTACGACCTGCAGTTCCATGGCTGATCCGGGCGCCGCACCACTGGGTGCGCCGGCCTTCTGGCCGGCTTCTGACAAGAGCGCGCCGCGAAGCGGCGACCACCGCGGTGCCGGCAACTAGCCGCGAGCTCCACCCCGAAACCCTCCTGGAGGCCCTCGAACGCGCGGCGTCCGTGTGGCCGCAGCGGGGCATCACCCTGATCGACAGCCGAGGCCGGGTGGAGGGCCGGCGCACGTGGCCGGCGATGCTGAACGAGATCGAGGCCGCCGCCGGCCGCCTCGTCACCCTGGGCGTTCGCCCGGGCGACCGCATCCTGGTGTGCCTGCCGACCTCGTGGCCCTGGTTCGAGGTCTGGTTCGGCGCCGTTCGCCTCGGCGCCCTGCCGGCGGCGGTCGCGCCGCCGCGGGCGCTGGGCTCGCCCCGCAACCAGATCGAGAAGGCGCTCGCGGTGAACGAACTGCTCGACGCCCGCTACATGGTCTGCACCGACCTGGTCAGCGACCAGGTGCAGGAGATCGCCTCCGCCGGACCCGCGAGCGGATCGCGCCCGAACCTGCTCTCGCAGTCCGCCGTGGCCGCGACGAGTCCGTCGCCGTTGCCGGACACCCGGCCGCCGCGCGGCGACGAGCCGGCCTTCCTGCAGATGACCAGCGGTTCGACCGGCCGCCAGCGAGCCGTCGTCGTGGGCCACGCCGCGGCTACCTGGAGCGCCCGGGCCAGCATGGAGGCGGTGGCGATTCCGCGCGGCGGAGAACTGATGGACGCCCTCGTCGGCTGGCTGCCGCTCTACCACGACATGGGCCTGGGAGGCTGCCTGCTCGGCTCGCTCCTGACCGGTGCCGACCTGATCATGCTGAACCCGCGCGCCTTCCTGGCACGGCCCTGGGTCTGGCTCGAGCAGTTCCGGCGCACGAAGACCGCGATGTCGGCCGCCCCGAACTTCTCCTTCCGCCAGTGCGTCGAGCGGATCGGCGACGATCGCCTCCGGACCCTCGACCTGAGCGGCTGGCGCGACGTGTGCAGCGGCTCTGAGATGGTGCGGCAGGCGACGATGGCCGAGTTTGGCAGCCGCTTCGAGGCCGCCGGCCTCGATCCGGGCGCGCTCCGCGCCGCCTACGGCATGGCCGAGAACACCCTGCTCATCTCGATCAGCCAGACCGTCGACGGCCTGCACACCGCGGCGCCGGCCGGCGGCGGACCCGAAGTGACCTCGAACGGCCCGCCGATGGAGGGCACCGAGATCGAGATCGCGGCGCCCGACGGGCGGCCGCTGCCGCCCGGCGAAGTGGGCGAGATCCGGCTGCGGTCGCCGTCGGTCATGCTGGGGTACTGGGACGACCCGGAAGCGACGGCGGAGGTGCTGCGCGACGGCTGGCTCTACACCGGCGACCTCGGCTTCCTGAGCGCGGCCGGCGAGGTCCACATCACCGGCCGCACGAAGGAAGTGCTGATCCTGGGCGGTTCGAACCTGATGCCGCAGGAGATCGAGTGGGTGGCGGAGTCCGTCCTCGGTACCGGCGGGCGGGAACGCGCCGCGGCCTTCTCGGTCGACGGGGTGCACGGCGAACGCGCGGTCCTGGTCATGGAGACCGGCGGCGCCGGCGACACGACCGGCCTGCTGAAGAGCGAAGTCGGCCGCAGCGTCGGCCGCGCCCTGGGCATTCAGCTCGCCGATCTGCTCCTGGTGCGCCGGGGTAGGATTCCGCGGACCAGCAGCGGCAAGGTCCGGCGGCGGTCGCTCCGCGAGCAGTACCTTCGCGGCGATCTTGCGGCCGACTTCTGAATCGAGCAATGGACCCAAGTGCGGCGGCGAGCAAGGTACTGGCGCGGGCGAGCGGCCGGGACGAAGCCGACCTGCGCCCCGAGTTCGACCTCGTCGCCGACCTCGGCATCGACTCTCCCAAGCAGCTCGAACTCCTGATCGAGCTGGAAGAGGCTCTCAAGGTGGAGATCAGCGACGAAGACGCGGCCGCCATGGAGACCGTCGGCGATGTGCTCGACTACGCCGCCGGCGTCGGTTGAAGGTACGCGGCGCCGCCCTGCCGGCCGCCGCCGTGGCGGTCCGCCTCCTCTCCCAGACCCTCGTCGCGACCTATCGTCTGCACCGCCTCGAAGGCGCTGGGCACCTCGAACGCGCTCTCGAGCCGCCGGCCATGCTCGCCTGCTGGCACGAGCAGTTGGCGCTCTCCCTCGTGCTGGTGCGCCGGCGCCTGCTCCCGGCGGGCGGCCCGGTGTCCATCCTCGCCAGCCACTCCGCCGACGGTGAGCTGGCGGCCCGCGTCGCCAGGGCCTGGGGCATTCGCGTCACCCGGGGTTCGACATCACGCGGCGGGCGCGAGGCGGCGCTCGCCCTCTACCGCGAGCTGGTCAAGCAGCGGTCGACCCTGCTGTTCATGCCCGACGGTCCGCGCGGACCGGCGCGCACGCCGAAGGCCGGGGGCATCGTGCTGGCCGCCATGTCCGGCGCGCCGATCGTCCCCGCCGGCCTCGCGGTGGACCGCGGCCTGAGGCTCCGTAGCTGGGACCGCATGATCGTCGGGGCCCCGTTCAGCCGCGTCGCGGTCGCGGTCGGAGAACCGATCGTGCTCTCCCGCGCCTCGACCGACGCGGAGCGCGAGGAGGCTCGCGTCGAGTTCGGCGCGAGGCTCGACGACCTGACGGCTCGCGCCCGCCGGCTCCTGGCCTGAGCCGGAATCCGGCCGCGGCAGCCGGTGTTGAAGGCTGTGTTCCTCGGCCCGACAACACCCGCAAACCCGCGAGAATGCTAGAATCCGACGGCTTTCGCCCTGCGCTTCGGCGTCTGGGTGTGGCTTGTGCTATGTACAGCCATCGTCTAATCGACATGTCTCTCCGCCGCGGCGGCCCGCGCCGGCGCCGTGCCGCGCTGCCCGCCGCGCTGGGCGCGGTGCTGATCGCGGTGGCCCTCGCCCCGGCGCCGGCCGCGGCGACGGTCTACGTCATGCCGACCGACGAGGCGATGGTCACCCGCTCTCCGGTGATCGTCTTCGGCGAGGTCCTGGCCACGGAGCCGGCGCCCGTGGGAGGACCTTTCGCCACCGACCTGATGTTCCAGATCGAGGAGGTGCTGAAGGGCTTCGTCCCGGGCAGCACGATCGTCGTCCGGCAACCGGGCGGAGTCGGTCCCGGCGGCATCGCCGGCCGCGTGATCGGCGCGCCGGTGCTCGCCGAGGGGGACCGGGTGCTGCTCTTCCTCGATCCGGTCGAGGGTGTCTACCGCAGCGTCGAACTGGCGATGGGCATCTTCTTCGAGGTTCCGGCAGGCGACCGGGTGCTGCTGTTGCGCGATCTGACGGAGGAGTTGGTGCTGCCGAAACCGGGGGGGCCGGCTGCCGGCACGGCCACCGGCCCGCGGGACGGTGACCGTTTTCGCCGCTGGATCGCCGACCGCGCGGCGGGTGTGCTGCGCGAGCCCGACTACGTCGCGACCGACCTGCCGGATGGCCTGGCCTCGGTCGTCTCGGACTTCCGCCTGATCGTGGCCCCCGGCGGCTGCGAGGATCCCGGCGCCCGCCTCCGCTGGCGCAACTTCGACCGGGGCGGGACCCTGGGCCTCGTCGTCCACCGTCGAGGCCAGCCCGGTGCTCCGGCCAACGGCCATCCGCAGGTGCTGGCGGGAATGAGGGTCTGGAACCAGGATCCGAGAAGCCGGGTCCGGCTGGTGCGCAGCGGCCTGTCGGACGAAGAGTTCTCGCTCGCTCTGGACGACGTGAACAGCATCACCTTCGAGGATCCGATGGATGAGATCCCCGGCTCCTTCGATCCCTCCCTGGGCGGGACGCTCGCGGTCACGTACTCGTACTTCTCCTGCGGGGCGTCCACCCCGCCGCACCGGGTTCCGGGGCTGGGGCGAGTGGAGGCCTACGAGTTCCTGGAGGCGAACATCACGACCCAGGACGGGTACCAGGACTGGTTGGACATGGTGGAGGATCCCGGCCTGGCCCACGAGGAGATCATGGGCCACGAGCTGGGCCACGTGCTCGGGATCTCCCACCCCTGCGGCGACGAAGCGAGCGGTGCCTGTGACAGCAGGACCATCGAGGCGCTCATGCGCGGGTACGTCCATGACGACGGCCGCGGGGCCGCACTGAACTCCGACGATCGCGCGGCGGTCCGCGCCCTCTACCCGGAGATCGGTCCGATCGGCCCGATCGGTCCCATGGCGGCGAGCGATCTGACCGTCACCGCGATCAGCCAGAACGAGCTGGAGCTGCGCTGGCGCGACGTCTCCCACGACGAGAGCGCCTTCGACATCTACGAGCGGATGGTCGACAGCGACTTCGAGCGCATCGCGACCCTCGAGCGGAACAGCACCTCGGTCATCATCCAGAACATCCCGCCCGCGACCTACCGCGCCTACCAGGTCGTGGCGCGGAACAGCCGCGGCAGCGCCGATCCGACGCCGGAAGCGGGCGCCACGACCTTCGCCGAAGTCGCCGAATGCGTGGAGGACGGCGACACCCTGTGCCTGAACGAAGGACGCTTCCGGGTCGAAGTGCGCTGGGAGACCGCCGACCGGGGCGATCGGGCCGAAGCCGTGTCCCTGAACAACGACACCGGCGACTTCTGGTTCTTCTCGCCGGACAACGTCGAACTCATGGTCAAGGTCCTGGACGGCTGCGCGTTCAACGAGCGCTACTGGGTGTACGCCGGCGGCCTGACCGACGTCAAGGTCATCATGACCGTGATCGACTCCGACACCGGAGTCGCCGCGACGTACTACAACCCGCCGGGCACACCCTTCGTACCGGTCGGGGACACGAAGTCCTTCGCCGTCTGCTCCCAGGGCGGGAACCTGTACGGTCAGAGCCGGTTCCTGCTGACGTCGGGCGAGATGGAATCGGTGCGCGGAGGCACGGATCGGGCGTCCCGCTCCGCCGAGCTGCCCGCCTGGGCGTTCCGCCCCGGCCAGGTCGCGTTGCCGCAGGAAGCCGGCGCCTGCGAGGCCGACGATCGGACGCTGTGCCTCGAGGGTGGCCGCTTCGCGGTCCGCGCCCGCTGGGAGACGGCGGACCGCGGCGGCGACGCGAAAGGCTTGCGGCGCACGCGGGATACCGGCCTCTACTGGTTCTTCGGGTCGAACAACCTGGAGATGATGATCAAGGTGCTCGACGGATGCGCGATCAACGGCCACCGCTGGGTGTTCGCGGGCGGTTTGACCGACGTGGGCGTGACGATGACCGTCACCGACAGCGAGACGGGCGAGGAGATGACCTGGGAGAACCCTGCCGGCACGCTGTTCGAGCCGATCCAGGACGTGAAGGCGTTCTCCTGTTCGGCCCGGTAGCCGCTCGCTCTGACGCAGCCCGCTTCCGAGCCGATTTGCCTTTTGCTATAAATTGGGCGTAATCTACTGACAGGCCTACACTTCTCACCCAACGCCGGTGGCGCACCGGAAAGGGAAAACCATGAGACTGAGCAACCGCCGCATCGTTCGAAGCCTGACTTGCCTGACGGTCCTGCTGGTGTGCGCCTCGGCGCCGCTCGCGGCCCAGCAGGGAATCGACCTGCTGGACGCGGAGCAGGTCCTGGGGCGCGCCGCGCCGGGCGCCAAGCCGGCGGAAGCCAAGACCACGGTACGGGTTTCACTGAGCGATGACCCGGAACGCGTGGTGCTGGCGACACATGATCAGGAGACCTACAAGTACGACGACGGGGACTTCGAGAACTACGAGGACACCTACAACCCGTTCAACGCTCTCGAACCGTATGCCACGGAGTACGCCCAGCGCTTCAATCTGCGCCGTAGCGGCACGGTCGTAAGCGTCCATGTCTGCTTCGACCGCCCGGACAACGTGGCGACCCGGAGCGTTGCCTTCGACGTGGTGTTCTACGGCGACGACGAGGACAGAAACGACAATCCAATCCCCGGCCGCCGAAGCCCTCTCCGCTACCAGCCGGAATCGACGATCTCCCAGAGGGGAGGGCAGCGGTGCATCAATGTCGGCAGCGCGGTTGCGGGCAAGACCCTCAGGCGCGGCGCGCACTGGATCGGTATCGCGGTGGAGCGCAGCATCAACAAGCGTCTCGGCGAGGACCAGTACACGACCGACGACCCCCTCCCGACCGACTCCGACGACATCGAGACGGAACTGGCGACGCGAACCCGGCAAGACGAGGACGACGATTGGGGAGACTGGATGGCCCACGGCGCGGGCACGCGCAGGACGATCAAGGCCTACGGCATCCGCATGGTCGTCGATCATTCCGACCACACGACTCCGACTCCCGATCCCGGTCCCGATCCGACTCCCGATCCCGGTCCAGCTCCCGCGATGACCTGCAGCGGTGGCACCTGCCAGTTGGAGGACGGCCGCTTCCGCGTACGGACGCGGTACGTGCTCGCCGGCATGCCGGGCCAGACAGCCGAAGGGACCATGTCGGGCGGCGCCGGGCTGTTCACCTTCGGCGGCGATGATCCGGAGCTGCTGGTGCGGATGGTCGACGACTGCGGCGGCAGCGGCTACTGGATGCTCTACGCCGGCGCCGCGACGGACGCGGACTACGCCATCGCCATCCGGGACACGATGAGCAACACGCTCAGATGGTTCCGGGCACGCGCCGGGGGGTCGATCCGCGACATGGCCTTCGCCTGCGCGAACTAAGGCAACAAGACCTGGAACAGCGGGCCGGCCGGTTTCGGCCCGCTGCATGAGGTACGCGGCCTTTTTTGGGCCGCGTACCTCGCCTCTTCGCCGTGAAGAGCGGTCGTCTGGCACGCCGCGTGCAAAGCTCTCGGTGGGCAGATGACCGTTCACGATCACCGAAGGGGGCTCGTCGTGGTGCACCGGATGCTGGATCGTCCTTCTTCCGTCTTTCTCGCCGCCCTGCTTGTCGTGTCCGCGGCCCCGCTCGCGGCGCAGGGTGGCCGCGACCTGCTCGCTCCGGAGCCGCCCGTGCGCGTCGGGGCGGTTCGCTCGGGACTCGCCCCGCGGGCCGCGGATGTCCCGGTCTCGGTGCGGGTCCGGGATGTGCGCTCGACGTACCGCGATGCGGTCGGTGTCCCGCTGGCGGCCACCGAGCTGTACCAGTACGACGACGACGAGTTCGAAGCGGACCTGTACCTGGTCGACTCCGAAACCGATGAACCGCTGTTCGAGTTCGAACTCGCTCAGCGCTTTCGCCTGTCCGGGCCGGGGACGGTCGCCTACGCGGTCATCTGCATGGGGCGCGGAATAGACGACACGAACCCCGACGTGGACTTCGGGCTCAACTTCTACTCCGACGCCGGCAGCACGCCCGAATCCCTGCTGGGCGCGTTCGAGGGGACAGTGCAGATCGAGCAACCCGGAAGGTACTCCTGCTTCACCCTTCGCGGCGCCGTACAGGGCCTCGCGCTCGATGGCGGCCCGGTCTGGGTCGCCGTCTCGTGGCTGCGGGCGACGCCGGTGGACAACACGAAGTTCCTGATGGCGGACGAGAACGGGCCCGGCGGCGGCAGGCGTGCCTTCCGGGCGCGCGTGGCCGAGGGCGAGGACTGGACAGACTGGGCGGCCGATACCGGTGCGGACATCAAGGCCTACGGCATCCGGCTGGCCGTCGACCACCCCGACCCCGCCCCGGATCCGGAACCTGATCCCGACCCGGACCCAGAGCCGGATCCCGACCCCGATCCCGAGCCTCCGACCGAAGAGGGCTACACGAACTGCGAGCCCCAGACGACGCCGCTCGTGTTCGACGGCGGCTACGGCGTCGGGCTCTGCTACGAAACGCCGTCCGGCCAAATCGGCGAGGGCAAGGGCGGTATCTGGGCCTCGGGCGAGTCCGGCCTGCTCTGGTTCTTCAGCCGCGGCAACGCGGAAGTGCTGGTCAAGGTGCTGAACGGTTGCGCCCACAACGGCCATCGCTGGGTGTTCGTGGCGCCGGTCACCGACGTGGCCTTCAATCTCTACGTGACGGACGGGGAGAGCGAACGCTGGTCGCACCGCAACCGGCAGGGACAGGTTGCCGTCCCCGCGAGGGATACGTTCGCCTTCCCATGCCGCGAGTAGCACCGCTTCCACTCCTGTTCGCCTTCCTCGTGGCGGCCCCCGCCACCGCCACGGTCTACGTCCTGCCGACCGACGAGTCGATGGTCGAGCGTTCGCCGGTCATCGTGTTCGGCGAGGTCCGGTCCGTTGTACCGGCGTTCGGTGTGGACCGGCCGTCGACGGACTACGCGGTCGAAGTCGAGGACGTGCTGAAGGGCTTCGTCCCGGGCGGCACGATCCTCGTTCGTCAGCCGGGCGGTGTCGGGCCGGACGGCGTGGCGATGAGGATTCTCGGCCTGCCGATGCTGGCCGAGGGCGACCGGGTCCTCCTCTTCCTCGAACCGACGGACGGTGTCTACCGTCCCGTCGAGTTCGGTCTCGGCCTGTTCTTCGAGGTCCGGGCGGGGGACCGCGTCCTGCTCGCGGGCGAGCCGAACCGCCGGCCCCGCGACGCGGACCGGTTTCGCCGCTGGATCGCCGACCGCGTCGCGGGCACGGACCGGCCGGCCGACTACTTCGAGGCCGATTGGCCGGCCGGGCCCCTGGGGGTCGCCGAGCCGTTCCGGCTCACCAGGAGTCCGCCTTCGTGCTTCCACGACGGTCTCGCGCTGAGGTGGCGAGAGTTCGACCGGGAGCGCAGCGTCGGCGTGACCGTCCAGGCGAGCGGTCAGCCCGGGGTACGCGGCGGCGGTCTGACCGAGGTGCGCACGGCGATCCGCGCCTGGAACGACGATCCGGCGAGCCGGGCGAACCTGGTCCTTCGCGGCACGTTGGACACGGAGTTCCGGACCGACGAGGTCGACGGAGTGAACTCGATCTCCTACGAGGATCCGTTCGACGAGATCCCGGGCTCGTATCGGCATGGCCAGGGCGGCACGATCGCGATCACGTACACCTTCTTCCACTGCCACTCGGGCATCACGCCGCACGAAGTTCCGGGGAACGAGGAGGTCGAGGCGCTCGCGATCGTCGAGGCGAACGTCACGACGCAGGACGGCTACCGGGAGTGGCTGAGAGCGACGTCGAATCCGCGCAAGGCCCACGAAGAGATCATGGGTCACGAACTGGGTCACGTTCTGGGGATCTCTCACCCGTGCGGCGACAGCGCGAGCGGTGCCTGCGACAGCGTGACCGTCCAGGCGCTGATGCGCGCCTACGCCCACGGAGATGGCCGAGGGGCGGCGCTGAACAGTGACGATCGTGCCGCGGTACGCGAGCTGTACCCGCTTACGGACCCCTTCGCTCCGCCCGCGGGACGGGGCTTCACGCAGTGCCGTCCGCAGACCACGCCACTCGTGTTCGAGGGGGGTTACGAGGTACGAATGTGCTACGAGACACCGTCCGGCGAAATCGGCGAGGCGAAGTCCGGCATCTGGGCGTCGTCGGAGTCGGGTCTGCTCTGGTTCTTCAGCCGCGGCAACGCGGAGGTCCTGATCAAGGTGCTCGACGGATGCCGCTTCAACGGGCACC from Acidobacteriota bacterium encodes:
- the ligA gene encoding NAD-dependent DNA ligase LigA, with protein sequence MTESPAARAAFLREELQRHERLYYQEAKPEISDREFDHLMAELQAIEEEHPELRTADSPTQRVGGEPTEGFEQVEHTPPMLSLDNTYDHDELEEWFGRLNRLLPDTEFEFICELKVDGVSLSLLYEDGVLTQAATRGNGRVGDLVTANARTIRSLPLRLPASAPARLLVRAETYMRRSAFAALNEQRAAAGQELYANPRNTTAGTVRLLDSRDVARRRLDVACYEWVQPAGDEGEERPSHGESLAALADYGLPVNDSWRRCKGLGEVVAYCTEWQEKRGELDFEIDGVVVKVDDPELRDRLGATAKAPRWAVAFKFEAEQAETVVRAINAQVGRTGAVTPVAELEPVLVAGTTVKRATLHNYEDLARKDVREGDAVVIEKGGDIIPKVVSVFEERRGPESQPFAPPTECPVCDEKLYQPEEEALLRCVNAACPAVVREAIRHFASRNAMDIEGMGDWLVGELVGGGIVRDPADLYGLTVEQLADLKKTNDARLGEKAAARTVASLEESKQRSLSRLIYALGIRFVGDSTASLLARRFRTVDGLAEASAEELEEVDEIGGRIAESVRAFFDSERNQDLLRRLKEAGLEFEEEEEAAADDGADQPLEGKVFVLTGSLEGMTRNEAGARIKALGGKVTGSVSGRTDFLVAGENAGSKLRKAEQLGVEVLDQAGLEELLAGAGP
- a CDS encoding ABC transporter ATP-binding protein, producing the protein MELVGFYLRYARRYLHWGLLALAGIVVFGVATLAFIGLIHPMFEEVLLATEDEIQEVSIPGLSAGDGEEVDGAVARLFQPIESYTASLKAAAGDLYDDLKRRAGIEGRSEVFFAPALIVLVLLLRGLMAFVSGYSFQRAGLGITTDIRNDLYRHIIHQSSRFHQRYTSGELYSRVVSDVSKLQNAVAARLFDIFMSIAMLLFYGATLLTIHFTLAVVSLFAVPLFAFLLARFGKGMRKVTYRSQERMADLSGLLTEGVRGNRVVKAFGMEEFECGRFERATRGHLLANLRAQFLSTLSSPVIESTAAVGGAVLVVSAGLMIRDGRLTFADFFQFLLVLIMMYDPIRKLNKVNLVLQEALACSHRIHGLLQVESEIVDRPTAPPVSGLEEGVRFEEVSFDYEETGHGKSVLSGIDLDLRRGEVVALVGPSGAGKSTLVNLLPRFFDPGSGHVRIDGTDIRDLSLANLRSLIGIVTQETVLFNDTVRNNIAYGRDDLPLEKVRMAAAAAYADDFIMAMPEAYDTVIGEGGQNLSGGQRQRLAIARALLKNAPILILDEATSHLDTESEVVVQRAIYNLMEGRTALVIAHRLSTVVRADRIVVLDRGVLVEEGTHEQLLELGGAYKRLYDLQFHG
- a CDS encoding AMP-binding protein gives rise to the protein MPATSRELHPETLLEALERAASVWPQRGITLIDSRGRVEGRRTWPAMLNEIEAAAGRLVTLGVRPGDRILVCLPTSWPWFEVWFGAVRLGALPAAVAPPRALGSPRNQIEKALAVNELLDARYMVCTDLVSDQVQEIASAGPASGSRPNLLSQSAVAATSPSPLPDTRPPRGDEPAFLQMTSGSTGRQRAVVVGHAAATWSARASMEAVAIPRGGELMDALVGWLPLYHDMGLGGCLLGSLLTGADLIMLNPRAFLARPWVWLEQFRRTKTAMSAAPNFSFRQCVERIGDDRLRTLDLSGWRDVCSGSEMVRQATMAEFGSRFEAAGLDPGALRAAYGMAENTLLISISQTVDGLHTAAPAGGGPEVTSNGPPMEGTEIEIAAPDGRPLPPGEVGEIRLRSPSVMLGYWDDPEATAEVLRDGWLYTGDLGFLSAAGEVHITGRTKEVLILGGSNLMPQEIEWVAESVLGTGGRERAAAFSVDGVHGERAVLVMETGGAGDTTGLLKSEVGRSVGRALGIQLADLLLVRRGRIPRTSSGKVRRRSLREQYLRGDLAADF
- a CDS encoding phosphopantetheine-binding protein is translated as MDPSAAASKVLARASGRDEADLRPEFDLVADLGIDSPKQLELLIELEEALKVEISDEDAAAMETVGDVLDYAAGVG
- a CDS encoding DUF374 domain-containing protein codes for the protein MKVRGAALPAAAVAVRLLSQTLVATYRLHRLEGAGHLERALEPPAMLACWHEQLALSLVLVRRRLLPAGGPVSILASHSADGELAARVARAWGIRVTRGSTSRGGREAALALYRELVKQRSTLLFMPDGPRGPARTPKAGGIVLAAMSGAPIVPAGLAVDRGLRLRSWDRMIVGAPFSRVAVAVGEPIVLSRASTDAEREEARVEFGARLDDLTARARRLLA